One window of Bacteroides sp. AN502(2024) genomic DNA carries:
- a CDS encoding O-antigen ligase family protein — MDKMLYTNNCKKRITLLKNILIFMSIFSFLETAIFSDIYLNSFIFFAWLSIITSISFIFLISIKRCNITCFDISILALIIIQILVNILNNTLIIYHQSIIKMLVLLLWMISLRNLCRNNYRNTTRIFTGILIFWMIMQLYHFIITWGISNFIFYNYYNSVSYSILFSFVSSFLIIQIFHSKLQEKKRFPLIALLIGSNIFVFANFNSRTLLLVLVATCIYVLYKIDKKKKIIIMYSILFFSTLLIAFTYKTESSMGRMFIWKNTLHILYDNLVSGIGIGKFPTIYMEYQVNYFTNKGITNKYSLLAGNTSFAYNDILEFLCKFGILQCFTAFTCLYLTYKECIKKSIYKNIIFLLSLIALTSCFNYTMQILFIQVFVICLLALLKPKHILKLPSQIGNTIVFILVCTLGIFYFHLYPHLNSKQTVLFTNSNKKILETTPSYLVHEAFSNFAIKEYDSCIQNLNKLFYYAKTDELELLYGKSYKELGLYNLAEKSFQRAINMYPSKYINRYELMLLYKEYIKDHTKGINVAKEIININEKIPTGLSKLIINSAISYIKEKDENYFSD, encoded by the coding sequence ATGGATAAAATGTTGTATACAAATAATTGCAAAAAAAGAATTACCTTATTAAAAAACATATTGATTTTCATGTCAATCTTCAGTTTTTTAGAGACAGCTATATTTTCAGATATATATCTGAATAGTTTCATTTTTTTTGCATGGTTATCTATAATAACTTCTATATCGTTTATATTTTTGATAAGTATAAAAAGATGCAATATAACTTGCTTTGATATTAGCATATTAGCTTTAATTATTATACAAATCTTAGTTAACATATTAAATAACACTTTGATAATATACCATCAATCCATAATCAAAATGTTGGTATTATTACTATGGATGATTAGTTTGCGAAATTTATGCAGAAATAATTACCGGAATACAACTCGAATATTTACAGGAATATTGATATTTTGGATGATAATGCAACTATACCATTTTATAATAACTTGGGGAATTTCAAATTTCATTTTTTACAACTATTATAACAGTGTATCTTACTCTATTTTATTCTCTTTTGTTAGTTCATTTCTAATAATACAGATATTTCATAGTAAACTACAGGAAAAAAAACGTTTTCCATTAATAGCATTATTGATAGGAAGCAATATTTTTGTATTTGCAAATTTTAATTCCCGTACTTTATTGCTAGTATTAGTTGCAACATGTATATATGTCCTATACAAAATTGATAAAAAAAAGAAGATTATTATTATGTATTCTATCTTGTTTTTTTCTACTCTATTGATAGCTTTTACTTATAAAACAGAATCAAGTATGGGACGAATGTTTATTTGGAAAAATACCCTACATATATTGTATGATAATCTTGTATCTGGTATAGGAATAGGAAAATTCCCCACTATATATATGGAATATCAGGTTAATTACTTTACTAATAAAGGAATTACAAACAAGTACAGTCTTTTAGCAGGCAATACTTCTTTTGCTTATAACGATATACTAGAGTTTCTTTGTAAATTTGGAATACTCCAGTGTTTCACAGCTTTTACATGCCTATATTTGACATATAAAGAATGTATAAAAAAATCTATATACAAAAATATCATATTTCTATTATCATTAATAGCCTTAACTTCTTGTTTTAATTACACAATGCAGATTTTATTTATTCAAGTATTTGTCATATGCCTACTTGCATTATTAAAACCTAAACATATATTAAAATTACCAAGCCAAATAGGAAATACCATTGTATTCATCCTTGTATGTACATTGGGAATATTTTATTTTCACTTATATCCACATTTGAATAGTAAACAAACAGTTCTTTTCACAAATTCAAACAAAAAAATATTAGAAACAACACCTTCATATTTAGTGCATGAAGCTTTTTCTAATTTTGCAATAAAAGAATACGATTCATGTATTCAAAATCTCAACAAATTATTCTACTATGCCAAAACAGACGAACTCGAATTATTATACGGCAAATCTTATAAAGAGCTAGGTTTATACAATTTAGCAGAAAAAAGTTTTCAAAGGGCAATAAATATGTATCCAAGTAAATACATAAATCGCTACGAACTAATGTTATTATACAAAGAATATATCAAAGACCATACAAAAGGAATAAATGTTGCAAAAGAAATAATAAACATCAATGAAAAAATTCCAACAGGATTAAGCAAGCTAATTATAAATAGTGCAATTTCCTATATCAAAGAAAAGGATGAAAATTACTTCTCCGATTAA
- a CDS encoding IS66 family transposase has protein sequence MLTEEQEKALLEELEQLRQDKAALISRVSSLEQSLYWLRKKVFGRMSEKNLPLDPNQLFLFSKAEMSSMEISRMEEEVRKSDEEITRTIKVKEKPARKPLDTSSLAVEVVDLYPEGTTDEEGRLKDDFIEIGKEESSRLERVPAKLYILKTVRHKVISKSDMEKYPEERQILIHPLPLVPVSKCMAGASVLTDIIIGKFMYHLPFYRLIQQYRESGISISESTMCGWYEMAVEKLRLLYNLLKQKILSSEYIQVDESVIPVLDNEKHKAKKGYEWCVRDGITGDVMFHYDRGSRSGTVARELLGCYHGIVQCDGYAAYEQFEQVKGITMVGCWAHVRRKYVDALEENRTLATQAIHYIGKLYKIESEANDAGLTAEERKEKRISEAYPLILEFEKWLQDTYLRVLPKSRMGKAIEYTYTLLPRLSRYVNDGRIEIDDNRIENAIRPLALGRKNYLFCGNDASAYRAAIVYSLISTCKSAEVDPRIWMEDVLSKIPYYERDEKNMEELLPRNWVKSNQTCSE, from the coding sequence ATGCTTACGGAGGAACAGGAAAAAGCCTTATTGGAAGAACTAGAGCAGCTCCGTCAGGATAAAGCGGCGCTTATCAGCAGGGTTTCCTCACTGGAACAGTCGCTGTACTGGCTTCGGAAAAAAGTCTTTGGCCGGATGAGCGAGAAGAATCTTCCGCTTGATCCCAACCAACTGTTCCTGTTCTCAAAAGCTGAAATGTCCTCCATGGAAATATCCCGGATGGAGGAGGAAGTCCGCAAAAGCGATGAAGAAATCACCAGAACCATAAAAGTCAAGGAGAAGCCGGCCCGCAAGCCCTTGGATACATCTTCTCTTGCGGTAGAGGTTGTTGATCTTTACCCCGAAGGGACAACAGACGAGGAAGGCAGGCTTAAGGATGATTTCATTGAAATCGGAAAGGAAGAGAGTTCACGCCTGGAACGTGTTCCGGCAAAATTGTATATCCTGAAGACTGTCCGTCACAAAGTGATAAGTAAGTCCGATATGGAGAAATACCCCGAGGAAAGGCAGATCCTGATTCACCCTCTACCTCTTGTTCCGGTCAGTAAATGTATGGCAGGCGCCTCGGTCCTGACAGACATTATCATCGGCAAGTTCATGTATCATCTCCCGTTCTATCGTCTGATACAGCAGTATCGCGAATCAGGAATCAGCATAAGCGAATCTACCATGTGCGGATGGTATGAAATGGCGGTGGAGAAACTCAGGTTGCTGTACAACCTGCTCAAACAGAAGATACTCTCCAGTGAGTATATACAAGTGGACGAGAGTGTCATTCCTGTGCTGGACAATGAGAAACATAAGGCGAAAAAGGGGTATGAGTGGTGCGTACGCGACGGCATCACGGGGGACGTCATGTTCCATTATGACCGTGGCAGCCGTTCGGGGACTGTAGCCCGTGAACTGCTGGGATGTTACCATGGCATTGTGCAATGTGACGGCTATGCAGCTTACGAACAGTTTGAGCAGGTGAAAGGAATCACTATGGTCGGCTGTTGGGCACATGTCAGAAGGAAGTACGTGGATGCCCTGGAAGAGAACAGGACCCTGGCCACACAGGCAATACACTACATCGGCAAGTTGTACAAGATAGAATCTGAAGCCAATGATGCAGGGCTCACAGCTGAAGAGCGTAAGGAAAAACGTATCAGTGAGGCCTATCCGCTGATACTTGAATTTGAAAAGTGGCTGCAGGACACCTATCTTAGAGTGCTTCCTAAAAGCCGTATGGGTAAAGCCATCGAATATACGTACACGCTCCTTCCAAGACTTTCCAGATACGTAAACGACGGAAGAATCGAAATTGATGACAACCGTATAGAAAATGCCATAAGACCTTTGGCTTTGGGAAGAAAGAACTATCTGTTCTGCGGAAACGATGCATCAGCATACAGGGCTGCCATCGTATACTCACTGATTTCAACCTGCAAATCAGCAGAAGTAGACCCCAGAATCTGGATGGAAGATGTCCTGAGCAAAATTCCATATTATGAAAGGGATGAGAAGAATATGGAAGAACTTCTACCACGTAATTGGGTAAAATCCAATCAAACTTGTTCCGAATAG
- the tnpB gene encoding IS66 family insertion sequence element accessory protein TnpB (TnpB, as the term is used for proteins encoded by IS66 family insertion elements, is considered an accessory protein, since TnpC, encoded by a neighboring gene, is a DDE family transposase.): MFSLNDSMRYLLYNRPTDMRKSFHTLSGIITDAMGQDPCNGNVYIFINRARDRIKLLHWEPGGMVLYSKLLEAGTLGKPDSANDDEVCTNIEWRELVMIVEGIMEARDSRRTRLENLQKLRK, encoded by the coding sequence ATGTTCAGCCTTAATGACAGTATGCGCTATCTGTTGTATAACCGCCCGACTGATATGCGCAAAAGCTTCCATACCCTCAGCGGTATCATCACCGACGCCATGGGTCAGGACCCCTGTAACGGCAACGTGTATATCTTCATAAACCGTGCCCGTGACCGTATAAAACTCCTGCATTGGGAGCCTGGCGGCATGGTGTTATATTCCAAACTTCTGGAAGCCGGAACCTTAGGTAAACCTGATTCTGCCAACGACGATGAGGTCTGTACAAATATAGAATGGCGGGAACTTGTCATGATAGTGGAGGGTATCATGGAAGCCCGTGACTCCCGTCGCACGAGACTTGAAAACCTGCAGAAACTTCGAAAATAG
- a CDS encoding PH domain-containing protein, which translates to MTTILVSIHIFLFSILSVSLLVKEPTVNTWLGNLFVFLVLFVYLRTYALHPCSILLSKESLVLKCAFSTKSFNYKYITYIKRGSMVGGIRRFGSNGIWGYIGIIDADKKYHTIFNNEKQIIELSYKNKVYLISCEQYKEVIEEVNKLITLQ; encoded by the coding sequence ATGACAACAATACTTGTGAGTATTCACATTTTTCTGTTTTCTATTTTATCAGTATCCTTATTAGTTAAAGAGCCTACAGTTAATACATGGTTAGGAAATTTGTTCGTTTTTTTAGTTCTGTTTGTCTATTTAAGAACGTATGCATTGCACCCATGTTCTATTTTACTTTCAAAAGAATCGTTAGTTTTAAAATGCGCTTTCTCAACAAAATCATTTAATTATAAATATATTACCTATATAAAAAGAGGATCTATGGTGGGAGGTATCAGAAGGTTTGGAAGTAATGGAATTTGGGGATACATAGGCATTATAGACGCAGACAAAAAATATCACACAATCTTTAACAATGAGAAACAAATAATAGAATTATCTTACAAGAACAAAGTCTATTTGATAAGTTGCGAACAATATAAAGAAGTTATAGAAGAGGTTAACAAACTAATTACACTTCAATAA
- a CDS encoding radical SAM/SPASM domain-containing protein, whose translation MSFEDIKFYIDKTVSLFPTIQLVVFSGGESFSLKEDLIKSVQYVTDKKLATRIVTNGFWATSYEKAYSILKSLKEAGLHEINYSTGDDHQEWVKYTNIVYGCLAARNLGINALVNIETHPYSTFGRDTFEKDERISPFIGKEMFNPDHIKIMQGVWLPFDENTKKMRDSAPKSYRSITPTYKSCETMFHTISLMPNGDIYSCCGLTCQQIPYLKIGNMKNSTVQSIISNQFDDVLKIWLRTEGPIRILEFLYKDFPNKLKQIDYSKHICEVCRDICVNKENIEKIKENIKAILPNILIKYNLLYNSIKKQSL comes from the coding sequence ATGTCTTTTGAAGATATAAAATTCTATATCGATAAGACTGTCTCCTTATTTCCTACAATACAATTAGTAGTTTTTAGTGGTGGTGAAAGTTTTTCTTTAAAAGAAGATTTAATCAAATCCGTACAATATGTAACAGATAAAAAACTAGCAACAAGAATAGTAACCAATGGTTTTTGGGCTACAAGTTATGAGAAAGCATATTCTATTTTAAAATCATTAAAAGAAGCTGGATTACATGAAATTAATTACAGTACAGGAGATGATCATCAAGAATGGGTGAAATATACCAATATAGTATATGGATGTTTAGCAGCACGTAATTTAGGGATAAATGCACTTGTAAATATCGAAACTCACCCCTATTCAACTTTTGGAAGAGATACTTTTGAAAAAGACGAAAGAATCTCTCCTTTTATAGGAAAAGAAATGTTTAATCCTGATCATATAAAAATTATGCAAGGTGTGTGGCTTCCCTTTGATGAAAATACAAAAAAAATGAGAGACTCTGCCCCAAAATCTTATCGAAGCATTACCCCCACATACAAATCTTGTGAAACAATGTTTCACACTATATCATTGATGCCTAATGGAGATATTTATAGTTGTTGCGGCTTGACATGTCAACAAATCCCATATTTAAAAATAGGAAACATGAAAAATAGTACCGTTCAATCAATTATATCAAATCAATTTGATGATGTATTAAAAATATGGTTGAGAACCGAAGGCCCTATTAGAATATTAGAATTTTTATACAAAGATTTTCCAAATAAACTTAAACAAATCGACTATTCTAAACATATTTGTGAAGTATGTAGAGATATATGTGTTAACAAAGAAAATATAGAAAAAATAAAAGAAAATATAAAGGCTATTTTGCCCAACATCCTAATTAAATACAATTTATTATACAATTCAATTAAAAAACAAAGTTTATGA
- a CDS encoding transposase translates to MGKDIFTFLNNLNVPYDNNVTERAVRPAKTKQKVTGLFRTFLSAEAYAAIHSIVTAQKQTISLFP, encoded by the coding sequence ATCGGGAAAGATATCTTCACATTCCTGAACAATCTGAATGTACCTTATGATAACAATGTAACTGAACGGGCTGTAAGACCTGCCAAGACAAAACAAAAGGTGACCGGACTCTTTCGCACTTTTCTGAGTGCGGAAGCCTATGCCGCCATACATTCTATTGTGACGGCGCAAAAGCAGACAATATCACTTTTCCCTTAA
- a CDS encoding ABC transporter permease, which translates to MPTLVWKLLRQHISIGQLTGFFLANLFGMMIVLLSVQFYKDVIPVFTEGDSFMKKDFIIATKKISTLGSLAGKSNTFTAEDIADLKKQPFTKNIGVFTPSQFKVSAGLGMREAGIHLSTDMFFEAVPDEFVDIKLDKWHFDEETHTIPIIIPRNYLNLYNFGFAQSRSLPKLSEGLMGLIQMDIMMRGNGRVEQYKGNIVGFSNRLNTILVPQSFMKWANENFAPNAEAQPARLIIEVGNPADSSIASYFQKKGYETEDGKLDAGKTIYFLRLIVGIVLGVGLFISILSFYILMLSIFLLLQKNTTKLESLLLIGYSPNKVALPYQLLTVGLNVIVLALSVGLVSWLRSYYIDSIRLLFPQLETGSLWAAISMGILLFIAVSVINILAIKRKILSIWIHKA; encoded by the coding sequence ATGCCAACTCTTGTCTGGAAACTTCTCCGCCAACATATCAGTATCGGTCAACTAACCGGTTTCTTTTTAGCCAACCTATTCGGCATGATGATTGTATTGCTTAGCGTACAGTTTTATAAAGACGTCATTCCGGTATTCACTGAAGGAGACAGCTTTATGAAAAAGGATTTCATCATCGCTACAAAGAAAATCAGCACACTCGGTTCTCTTGCCGGAAAGAGCAACACGTTCACTGCAGAAGATATCGCCGACCTGAAAAAGCAACCGTTCACCAAGAACATAGGAGTTTTCACCCCTTCCCAATTCAAAGTATCGGCAGGACTGGGAATGAGAGAAGCCGGCATCCATCTTTCCACAGATATGTTTTTCGAAGCGGTTCCCGATGAATTTGTCGACATCAAACTGGACAAATGGCACTTTGACGAAGAAACCCATACAATCCCTATTATCATCCCCCGCAACTATCTGAACCTTTATAATTTCGGTTTTGCACAAAGCCGGAGCCTGCCCAAATTATCGGAAGGATTGATGGGACTTATCCAAATGGATATTATGATGCGCGGCAACGGACGGGTAGAGCAGTACAAAGGAAACATTGTCGGTTTCTCCAACCGATTGAATACCATCCTCGTACCCCAATCCTTTATGAAATGGGCGAACGAAAATTTCGCCCCGAACGCGGAAGCACAGCCGGCACGATTGATTATCGAGGTGGGCAATCCGGCAGATTCCTCCATCGCCAGTTATTTTCAGAAGAAAGGATATGAAACAGAAGATGGCAAGCTGGATGCCGGAAAAACAATTTATTTTCTTCGTCTTATCGTAGGTATTGTATTGGGAGTGGGGCTATTTATCAGTATCCTTTCATTCTATATACTGATGTTGAGCATCTTCCTGCTCTTACAAAAGAATACAACTAAACTGGAAAGTCTATTACTAATCGGATACAGCCCCAACAAAGTAGCATTGCCTTACCAGTTACTCACCGTAGGATTAAACGTAATCGTGCTTGCATTATCCGTTGGATTAGTCTCCTGGTTACGCAGTTATTACATAGACAGTATCAGACTGCTTTTCCCACAACTGGAAACAGGAAGTTTATGGGCGGCTATCAGTATGGGAATCCTATTATTCATCGCTGTATCGGTAATTAACATACTGGCAATCAAGAGAAAGATACTTTCCATCTGGATACACAAGGCGTAA
- a CDS encoding ATP-binding cassette domain-containing protein has product MNNIHLQQTLPQVFADRNTVASDVWHQDLFFRKGEMYLIEAASGTGKSSLCSYIYGYRNDYQGIINFDETNIKAYSVKQWVDLRKHSLSMLFQDLRIFTELTALENVQLKNNLTGCKKKKEILRFFEQLGIADKVNVKAGKLSFGQQQRVAFIRALCQPFDFLFLDEPISHLDNDNSRIMGELIIAEAKARGAGVIATSIGKHIELPYSYTLRL; this is encoded by the coding sequence ATGAATAATATTCACTTACAGCAAACACTTCCCCAAGTGTTTGCTGACCGTAATACGGTAGCTTCGGACGTATGGCATCAGGATCTTTTCTTCCGGAAAGGGGAAATGTATCTGATTGAAGCCGCTTCCGGCACCGGAAAATCGTCATTGTGCAGCTATATCTATGGCTACCGCAACGACTATCAGGGAATTATCAATTTCGATGAAACCAATATCAAAGCATACTCCGTGAAGCAGTGGGTCGACCTGAGAAAACATTCACTGAGTATGCTTTTTCAAGATTTACGCATCTTCACCGAACTTACCGCTCTTGAGAATGTGCAATTGAAGAACAATCTTACCGGATGTAAAAAGAAAAAAGAAATCCTTAGATTCTTCGAGCAACTGGGTATCGCAGATAAAGTAAACGTCAAAGCCGGTAAACTTTCTTTCGGACAGCAACAGCGTGTCGCCTTTATCCGCGCGCTCTGCCAGCCGTTCGATTTCCTGTTTTTGGATGAGCCGATCAGCCATTTGGATAATGATAACAGCCGCATCATGGGTGAACTTATCATTGCCGAAGCAAAGGCACGAGGAGCCGGAGTAATCGCCACTTCCATCGGTAAACATATCGAGTTGCCATACAGCTATACACTTCGACTGTAA
- a CDS encoding DUF4836 family protein yields MAKKTISRLSVLAVLIVFLAACSQTSEYTHVIPDDASAVVSINLKSLASKAGLNDKENEAAKQKVLEALKSGMNAATFQQLEKVMKNPGESGIDVESPCYLFSSSSFPYPTVVGKVNNEDNLHASLDAMAKEQICQPVSEADGYSFTTMNGGLLAFNNSTVLVVNVSGTTQTDKAKEAITNLLKQTASNSIVKSGAFQKMEKQKSDINFFASITAIPSTYRNQITMGLPTEVKAEDITLIGGVNFEKGKIALQTEYNTENEAVKALLKKQNESIGKTNNTFIKYFPASTLMFFNVGVKGDELYHLLSENKEFRNTVSIAKADEVKELFSSFNGDISAGLINVTMNSAPTFMIYADVKNGNALEMIYKNKESLGLKRGEDIMQLGKDEYVYKTRNMNIFFGIKDKQMYATNDELLYKNVGKTADRSIKDAPYASEMKGKNLFMAINAGAILDLPVVKMVAGFGGEEVKTYIELVKKVSYLSISSEGEICKFDLCLKDKDVNVLKQMVDFAKQFAGM; encoded by the coding sequence ATGGCAAAGAAAACAATTTCACGACTCTCGGTACTGGCAGTACTGATTGTTTTTCTGGCAGCATGTTCCCAAACATCGGAATATACCCATGTGATACCGGATGACGCTTCAGCAGTTGTCTCTATCAACCTCAAATCCCTTGCTAGTAAAGCGGGACTGAATGATAAAGAGAATGAAGCTGCCAAACAAAAAGTACTGGAAGCACTGAAAAGCGGAATGAATGCCGCTACCTTCCAACAACTGGAAAAGGTCATGAAGAATCCGGGTGAATCGGGAATCGATGTAGAATCTCCATGCTATTTATTCTCTTCCTCTTCTTTCCCTTACCCCACCGTTGTAGGTAAAGTGAACAATGAGGACAATCTACATGCTTCACTCGATGCAATGGCAAAAGAACAAATCTGCCAGCCGGTAAGTGAAGCTGACGGTTACAGCTTTACAACAATGAACGGTGGTTTGCTTGCTTTCAATAATTCGACTGTATTGGTAGTGAATGTTAGCGGAACGACTCAAACTGATAAAGCCAAAGAAGCCATTACTAATTTATTGAAACAGACAGCAAGCAATAGTATCGTGAAATCAGGAGCTTTCCAGAAAATGGAGAAACAGAAAAGTGATATTAATTTCTTCGCTTCCATAACGGCTATTCCTTCAACCTACCGTAATCAGATAACCATGGGATTACCTACCGAGGTGAAAGCAGAAGACATCACCCTGATAGGAGGAGTAAACTTTGAAAAAGGCAAGATTGCCCTCCAAACAGAATACAATACTGAAAACGAAGCAGTGAAAGCTCTCTTGAAAAAACAAAACGAATCTATAGGAAAAACGAACAACACTTTCATTAAATACTTCCCGGCTTCTACCCTGATGTTCTTCAACGTAGGTGTAAAAGGAGACGAATTGTATCATCTGCTGAGTGAGAACAAGGAATTCCGCAACACGGTATCTATCGCAAAGGCAGACGAAGTAAAAGAGTTGTTCAGTTCGTTCAATGGTGATATTTCTGCTGGATTAATCAACGTAACGATGAACAGTGCTCCCACTTTCATGATATATGCTGACGTAAAGAACGGTAATGCTCTTGAAATGATTTATAAGAACAAGGAGTCATTGGGATTGAAAAGAGGGGAAGATATCATGCAACTAGGCAAAGACGAATATGTCTACAAGACAAGAAATATGAATATATTCTTCGGCATCAAGGATAAACAGATGTATGCAACCAATGATGAGTTACTCTACAAAAACGTAGGTAAAACTGCCGACAGATCAATCAAAGATGCTCCTTATGCATCGGAAATGAAGGGAAAGAACCTATTTATGGCAATCAATGCCGGAGCAATCCTTGATCTGCCTGTCGTAAAAATGGTAGCAGGTTTCGGAGGAGAGGAAGTTAAAACATATATTGAGTTAGTCAAGAAGGTTTCTTACCTGTCCATAAGTTCGGAAGGGGAAATCTGTAAATTCGATCTTTGCCTGAAAGACAAAGATGTAAATGTCCTCAAACAAATGGTAGACTTCGCCAAGCAATTTGCCGGCATGTAA
- a CDS encoding 16S rRNA (uracil(1498)-N(3))-methyltransferase has product MHVFYTPDIQKNNELPEEEAQHCTRVLRLNIGDEITLTDGKGNFYKAEITVATHKRCFVNIKETIFQEPLWPCHLHIAMAPTKNMDRNEWFAEKATEIGFDELTFLNCRFSERKVIKIERIEKILISAIKQSLKARLPKLNEMIAFDQFIGQKFKGQKFIAHCYEGEKPLLKDVLKPGEDALVLIGPEGDFSEEEVKKAIERGFVPISLGKSRLRTETAALVACHTLNLGNQ; this is encoded by the coding sequence ATGCACGTATTTTATACTCCCGATATACAGAAAAACAACGAGCTTCCCGAAGAGGAAGCACAACACTGTACCCGTGTTCTGCGGTTAAATATCGGAGATGAAATCACCCTTACAGACGGTAAAGGTAACTTCTACAAAGCTGAAATTACTGTTGCAACCCACAAACGTTGTTTCGTAAACATCAAAGAAACCATTTTTCAGGAACCGCTATGGCCATGCCATCTACACATTGCCATGGCACCGACGAAGAATATGGACCGCAACGAATGGTTTGCAGAGAAAGCTACCGAAATCGGTTTTGACGAACTGACTTTCCTCAACTGCCGTTTCTCGGAACGTAAGGTCATCAAAATCGAACGGATTGAAAAGATTCTGATATCAGCCATCAAACAATCTCTCAAGGCACGACTGCCAAAGTTGAACGAAATGATCGCATTCGATCAGTTTATCGGGCAGAAGTTTAAAGGACAGAAGTTTATCGCCCACTGTTACGAAGGGGAGAAACCTCTATTGAAGGATGTCCTGAAACCCGGAGAAGACGCCCTTGTCCTAATAGGTCCCGAGGGAGATTTCAGTGAAGAAGAAGTGAAGAAAGCCATCGAACGGGGATTCGTACCGATCAGTCTGGGCAAATCACGGCTCCGTACAGAAACAGCTGCATTGGTGGCCTGCCACACTCTGAATCTGGGAAATCAATAA
- a CDS encoding bifunctional nuclease domain-containing protein has translation MDKKIELQVINITNSQAQVGAFAMLLGEVNGERQLPIIIGPAEAQATALYLKGIKTPRPLTHDLFITSLTILGSSLIRVLIYKAKDGIFYSYIYLKKDEEIIRIDARTSDAIALAVRANCPILIYESILKQECLHLSSEERSCSGATDNDEEAEKEHDLPGATSGTLEEALEQAIKDENYELAARIRDQINSRNKNQ, from the coding sequence ATGGACAAAAAGATAGAATTACAAGTTATAAATATCACTAATAGTCAGGCACAAGTAGGCGCGTTTGCTATGCTATTAGGCGAAGTGAACGGTGAGAGGCAACTGCCTATCATCATCGGTCCTGCAGAAGCCCAAGCTACAGCTTTGTATTTGAAAGGAATAAAAACTCCCCGTCCGTTAACGCATGATTTATTTATAACAAGTCTTACTATACTCGGCTCCAGCCTGATACGTGTATTGATTTACAAAGCAAAGGATGGTATTTTCTATTCCTATATTTACCTTAAAAAAGACGAAGAGATTATACGTATTGACGCACGGACTTCGGATGCAATTGCCCTGGCAGTGCGTGCCAACTGTCCGATTCTTATTTACGAATCCATTCTTAAACAAGAATGTCTTCATTTGTCATCAGAAGAAAGGAGCTGTTCCGGAGCAACAGACAACGACGAAGAGGCTGAAAAAGAACATGATCTGCCCGGCGCTACTTCCGGAACGCTCGAAGAAGCACTGGAACAAGCCATCAAAGATGAGAATTATGAGTTAGCCGCCCGGATACGTGACCAAATCAATTCAAGAAATAAAAATCAGTAA